Proteins found in one Hevea brasiliensis isolate MT/VB/25A 57/8 chromosome 18, ASM3005281v1, whole genome shotgun sequence genomic segment:
- the LOC110669331 gene encoding germin-like protein subfamily 1 member 13, producing MKVSNFLVALAFLALAASFAIAYDPSPLQDFCVSTDDASSGVFVNGKFCKDPDHVTADDFFHSGLNIASETSKQLGARTNLLTVDSIPGLNTNGLSIVRIDYEANGGLNPPHHHPRASEILTVLEGTLYAGFITSNPDHRVFAKVLKAGDVFVFPFGLIHFQLNIGKNPAVAIAALNSQNPGVVTTANTVFGASPSINPDVLIRAFHLDKDLVAKLQRQEWVNPSDLNGY from the exons ATGAAAGTTTCTAATTTCCTCGTAGCTCTTGCTTTCTTGGCTTTGGCTGCCTCATTTGCCATTGCCTATGACCCTAGCCCTCTCCAGGACTTTTGTGTGTCAACTGATGATGCTAGCTCTGGTG TGTTCGTGAATGGAAAATTTTGCAAGGACCCAGACCATGTCACAGCAGATGATTTCTTCCATTCTGGGCTTAATATTGCCAGCGAAACTTCCAAACAACTTGGAGCACGCACCAACCTTTTGACTGTGGATTCGATACCAGGACTTAATACTAATGGCCTATCCATTGTTCGTATAGACTATGAAGCAAATGGTGGACTAAACCCACCCCACCATCACCCTCGGGCTTCAGAGATCTTAACTGTCTTGGAAGGAACCTTGTATGCTGGTTTTATCACATCCAATCCTGATCATCGTGTTTTTGCTAAAGTTCTCAAGGCAGGAGATGTTTTTGTATTTCCATTTGGACTCATTCACTTCCAGTTGAATATTGGAAAAAATCCTGCAGTTGCCATAGCAGCATTAAACAGTCAAAATCCAGGAGTTGTGACAACAGCAAATACAGTTTTTGGAGCCAGCCCATCCATTAATCCTGATGTTCTAATAAGAGCATTCCATCTTGACAAGGATTTAGTCGCCAAACTTCAGAGACAAGAATGGGTGAATCCATCAGATCTTAACGGCTATTAA